A genome region from Nocardia sp. NBC_00565 includes the following:
- a CDS encoding acyl-[acyl-carrier-protein] thioesterase has translation MSLDQPLAPLPQEGMGFASAWPIRAGDVDPYNRLRFDAVARYLQDIAWEQLQQTNLHRTDPTWIVRRTVIDVIRPIIWPDEVHLLRWCSSMSTRWTNMRVRVTSADGGLIETEGFWINISESNNMPARISDEGLAYLAQTTNEHRLRWRPYLTDTSPSESDTDMPFPVRATDIDQYNHVNNACYWQAVEQFLVEYPKLVAGPHRAVIEYVAPVLARQHVTVRSRYEPGDRSGRPVLRLWFVVGGTTTTVVRIMPL, from the coding sequence GTGTCACTCGATCAGCCACTCGCCCCGCTTCCCCAGGAGGGCATGGGGTTTGCTTCGGCGTGGCCCATCCGGGCTGGCGATGTAGATCCATACAACCGCTTGCGGTTCGACGCCGTCGCACGTTATCTGCAGGATATTGCCTGGGAACAACTGCAACAGACGAATCTGCACCGGACCGATCCGACCTGGATCGTCCGGCGCACGGTCATCGATGTCATCCGGCCGATTATCTGGCCCGATGAGGTGCATCTGCTGCGCTGGTGTTCGAGCATGTCCACCCGGTGGACGAATATGCGGGTGCGGGTCACCAGCGCCGACGGCGGGTTGATCGAGACCGAGGGCTTCTGGATCAATATCAGCGAGTCCAACAACATGCCCGCCCGGATCAGCGATGAGGGCCTGGCCTACCTGGCGCAGACCACCAATGAGCACCGACTGCGCTGGCGGCCGTATCTCACCGACACCTCCCCGTCGGAATCGGATACCGATATGCCGTTCCCGGTCCGGGCCACCGATATCGACCAGTACAACCATGTCAACAATGCCTGTTACTGGCAGGCGGTGGAACAGTTCCTGGTCGAATATCCCAAGCTCGTCGCGGGCCCGCATCGCGCGGTGATCGAGTATGTCGCGCCGGTGCTGGCCCGTCAGCATGTCACGGTGCGCAGCCGCTACGAGCCGGGCGATCGCTCCGGCCGGCCGGTGCTGCGGCTGTGGTTCGTGGTCGGCGGCACGACCACGACGGTCGTGCGCATCATGCCGCTGTAG
- a CDS encoding amidohydrolase family protein: protein MRNRPHSSVIGNVTVYARVGAGAQWLSGQDVVVVDGVVTAIGTDAGRDHRALPFVDGDGGHLIPGFVNTHTHLQQAVLRGIGEGLPLLEWLHCVGERTVLATPEQTYLAALAGGAELLRGGVTTVVEHLWPNRSTAVHDAMIRALNELGIRVILGRGVADRADVTRKWGIDPRLMQPLPEVFAHIDDLDARLAGSRIDTALAIPNPRCLTPDGMAATREYAQRTGKTVSIHVLETSTDEDMCRLHAGRSAVDYLDAGGLLWDRTLAVHCVHLDAEGRAVFADRGVAVSYNPLSNMRLGSGVAPVLEMLAAGIDIGLGVDGAASNDTQDMLLALRMGSYLQRVIRKRADILGFEDMMRLATCGTQRALGHPVTGPGLAVGDRGDCALIRFDRDFACLPVLDPGATLLTAASPRVVDTVWVDGEPVICDGVSTRVDTDTLSSRLRNMRS, encoded by the coding sequence GTGCGCAATCGACCCCATTCGTCTGTCATTGGCAATGTCACCGTCTATGCCCGTGTCGGCGCGGGTGCACAATGGTTGTCCGGCCAGGACGTCGTCGTGGTGGACGGCGTCGTCACCGCGATCGGCACTGACGCGGGTCGCGACCACCGTGCGCTGCCGTTCGTCGACGGCGACGGCGGTCATCTGATTCCCGGCTTCGTCAACACGCACACCCATCTGCAGCAGGCCGTACTCCGCGGCATCGGCGAGGGTCTGCCGCTGCTGGAATGGCTGCACTGTGTCGGTGAGCGCACCGTCCTCGCCACCCCCGAGCAGACCTATCTCGCCGCCCTCGCCGGTGGCGCCGAGTTGCTGCGCGGTGGCGTCACCACCGTGGTCGAACATCTGTGGCCGAATCGCTCGACGGCCGTGCACGACGCCATGATTCGCGCGCTGAATGAACTGGGCATCCGGGTGATTCTCGGTCGCGGCGTCGCCGACCGCGCCGATGTCACTCGCAAATGGGGTATCGATCCGCGACTGATGCAGCCGCTGCCGGAGGTCTTCGCACATATCGACGACCTCGATGCCCGGCTGGCCGGTTCGCGCATCGACACTGCGCTTGCGATCCCCAATCCGCGCTGCCTGACTCCCGACGGCATGGCCGCCACTCGCGAATATGCCCAGCGGACCGGCAAGACCGTGTCGATACATGTACTCGAAACCTCCACCGACGAGGACATGTGCCGATTACATGCAGGCCGTTCAGCGGTGGACTACCTTGACGCGGGCGGCCTGCTCTGGGACCGGACCCTGGCGGTGCATTGCGTCCACCTCGACGCCGAGGGTCGCGCGGTGTTCGCCGACCGTGGCGTGGCCGTCTCCTACAACCCGCTGAGCAATATGCGCCTCGGCAGCGGCGTCGCGCCCGTGCTGGAGATGCTGGCTGCCGGAATCGATATCGGTCTCGGCGTGGACGGCGCCGCCAGCAACGACACCCAGGACATGCTGCTCGCGCTGCGCATGGGCTCCTATCTGCAGCGCGTCATCCGAAAACGGGCCGACATCCTGGGCTTCGAGGACATGATGCGGCTGGCTACCTGCGGCACCCAACGCGCGCTCGGCCACCCGGTGACCGGTCCCGGCCTCGCGGTGGGGGACCGGGGTGACTGCGCGCTGATCCGCTTCGACAGGGATTTCGCCTGCCTGCCGGTGCTCGATCCCGGCGCCACCCTGCTGACCGCGGCCTCGCCGCGCGTGGTGGACACGGTCTGGGTGGACGGGGAACCGGTGATTTGCGACGGCGTCAGCACCCGGGTGGATACCGACACTCTGTCGAGCCGTCTTCGTAACATGCGGTCTTAA
- a CDS encoding type VII secretion target, with product MVEKMDPKTLQVDTGALQTFAGNLRTEAGNVGKLNAGDGFGVAATALPGTAFGTVIPEATDVVNRCLQRIGDRLTAIADNVKNAAGKYEVAEDEFATKLRTIGLQQS from the coding sequence GTGGTAGAGAAGATGGACCCGAAGACGCTGCAAGTCGACACGGGCGCGCTACAAACGTTCGCGGGCAACCTGCGCACCGAGGCGGGCAATGTCGGCAAGCTCAATGCGGGTGACGGCTTCGGTGTCGCGGCAACGGCCTTGCCGGGCACCGCCTTCGGCACGGTGATCCCCGAGGCCACGGATGTGGTGAACCGCTGCCTGCAGCGCATCGGCGACCGACTCACGGCGATCGCCGACAATGTGAAGAACGCGGCGGGCAAGTACGAAGTGGCCGAGGACGAATTCGCGACCAAGCTGCGGACGATCGGACTGCAGCAGTCATGA
- a CDS encoding DUF7373 family lipoprotein: MPRRILVFRTRDDSAATKFVTESAELGAAVDRRAVDPPDDVPNTSCVQDYSAPSDAQFRCFVAYRRYAALLLGRRLWETQQMAAAQYALFANSR; the protein is encoded by the coding sequence GTGCCTCGACGCATCCTGGTATTCCGGACCCGAGACGATTCGGCCGCAACCAAATTCGTCACCGAATCGGCGGAATTGGGTGCGGCGGTTGACCGTCGGGCAGTTGATCCGCCCGATGACGTTCCGAATACGTCCTGCGTCCAGGACTACTCGGCGCCATCCGACGCACAGTTCCGGTGTTTCGTCGCCTACCGCCGTTATGCCGCTCTGCTTCTCGGCCGCCGATTGTGGGAGACCCAGCAAATGGCAGCGGCCCAGTACGCCCTGTTCGCCAACAGTCGATGA
- a CDS encoding winged helix DNA-binding domain-containing protein has translation MMLSNRVLNRTLLARQHLLERATLTVPEMCDHLVGLQAQDSPPPFVGLWSRIADFDPTTVSAGLDDRSLVRITLMRGTIHLVTPPDALRIAPHIQPELEKVPFRKGFNYGAMVGLDPDEVRAQGEAALGDQPMSAADLRAKAALIYPDRDAGAVLQTWLYQLPVLQTPPRGKWKDNSRPIWSRVEPWLGAPLDPGYPLAELVFRYLRAFGPASTMDMQTWSKLAGMKAAVEQLGDRLRTYTDERGRTLYDVADGELADPELPSPIRLLGWYDNAILSHQDRTRIVPDGVSPPLRAFAAAVSPVLVDGYLAGFYKIFLERGVARLRITPIRKWAAAERTAVDAEAHALVGFLEADKQPSVEILDVDADLRP, from the coding sequence ATGATGCTGTCCAACCGGGTGCTGAACCGGACCCTGCTGGCCCGCCAGCACCTGCTGGAGCGTGCGACGCTGACCGTGCCCGAGATGTGCGACCATCTCGTCGGGCTGCAGGCGCAGGATTCGCCGCCGCCGTTCGTCGGATTATGGAGCCGCATAGCGGATTTCGATCCGACGACCGTCTCTGCGGGTCTGGATGATCGCTCATTGGTGCGAATCACGTTGATGCGCGGCACGATCCATCTGGTCACGCCGCCGGATGCGCTGCGCATCGCGCCGCATATCCAGCCCGAGCTCGAAAAGGTCCCCTTCCGAAAGGGTTTCAACTACGGCGCGATGGTCGGGTTGGATCCGGACGAGGTGCGCGCACAGGGTGAAGCAGCGCTGGGCGATCAGCCGATGTCGGCGGCGGATCTGCGCGCGAAGGCCGCGCTGATCTACCCGGATCGCGATGCGGGTGCGGTATTGCAGACCTGGTTGTACCAGTTGCCCGTGCTGCAGACCCCGCCGCGCGGCAAGTGGAAGGACAACAGCAGGCCGATCTGGTCCCGAGTGGAGCCTTGGCTCGGCGCACCGCTGGATCCCGGTTATCCGTTGGCGGAGTTGGTCTTTCGCTATCTGCGCGCGTTCGGCCCGGCCAGCACCATGGATATGCAGACCTGGTCCAAGCTGGCCGGGATGAAGGCCGCGGTCGAACAACTCGGCGACCGCCTGCGCACCTACACCGACGAACGTGGCCGCACCCTCTACGACGTCGCCGACGGCGAACTTGCCGATCCGGAGCTGCCGTCCCCGATCCGCCTGCTCGGCTGGTACGACAATGCGATTCTCTCGCACCAGGATCGGACCCGAATCGTGCCCGACGGCGTGTCGCCACCCCTGCGCGCATTCGCCGCTGCGGTATCGCCGGTGCTGGTCGACGGCTACCTCGCCGGGTTCTACAAGATCTTCCTGGAGCGGGGCGTCGCTCGACTGCGCATCACTCCGATCCGGAAGTGGGCGGCCGCGGAGCGCACGGCGGTGGATGCCGAAGCCCATGCGCTGGTCGGGTTCCTGGAGGCCGATAAGCAGCCGAGCGTAGAAATCCTCGATGTAGACGCCGATCTGCGTCCCTGA
- a CDS encoding NADPH:quinone oxidoreductase family protein encodes MRAAQVSKLEGPEAIEVVEIPEPTVFPGGVVIDVHAAGVAFPDVLMTRGLYQMKPELPFVVGGEVAGIVREAPEGAHVQAGDRVVALTMLGNAIAEVAVTPVQMVFRLPDNVSLEAGAGIVFNDLTVHFCLRNRGRLAEGETVLVHGAAGGIGTSTLRMAVALGAGRVIAVVSTEEKAAVARANGATDVVLTDGWLAAVKELTDGRGVDIVLDPVGGDRFTDSIRSLAAGGRLLVVGFTAGEIPTVKVNRLLLKNVEVAGAAWGEWVMTHPGYLTEQWAEVEPMLAAGTITPPEPVLYPLERAAEAVASLDNRTATGKVVVTLR; translated from the coding sequence ATGCGTGCAGCCCAGGTCAGCAAGCTGGAAGGGCCGGAAGCGATCGAGGTCGTGGAGATTCCGGAGCCTACGGTGTTTCCCGGGGGTGTGGTCATCGACGTGCACGCGGCGGGGGTGGCGTTTCCCGATGTGCTGATGACGCGCGGTCTGTACCAGATGAAGCCGGAGTTGCCGTTCGTCGTCGGCGGTGAGGTGGCCGGGATCGTGCGGGAGGCCCCGGAGGGCGCGCACGTGCAGGCGGGCGATCGGGTGGTCGCGCTGACGATGCTCGGCAATGCCATCGCCGAGGTGGCGGTCACGCCCGTGCAGATGGTGTTCCGCCTGCCGGACAATGTCTCGCTGGAGGCCGGAGCCGGAATCGTGTTCAACGATTTGACCGTCCACTTCTGCCTGCGTAACCGCGGCAGGCTGGCCGAGGGCGAGACGGTGCTGGTGCACGGCGCCGCGGGGGGCATCGGCACCTCGACGCTGCGGATGGCGGTCGCGCTCGGTGCGGGCCGGGTCATCGCGGTGGTGAGTACCGAGGAGAAGGCGGCGGTCGCGCGCGCCAACGGTGCCACCGATGTAGTGCTGACCGACGGGTGGCTCGCTGCCGTCAAGGAACTCACCGATGGTCGCGGTGTGGATATCGTGCTCGATCCGGTTGGTGGCGACCGGTTCACCGACAGTATTCGCAGCCTGGCCGCGGGTGGCCGCCTGCTGGTGGTCGGCTTCACCGCGGGCGAGATCCCCACGGTCAAGGTGAATCGCCTGCTGCTGAAGAACGTCGAGGTGGCCGGCGCGGCCTGGGGCGAATGGGTAATGACCCACCCCGGCTACCTGACCGAGCAGTGGGCAGAAGTCGAGCCAATGCTGGCCGCCGGCACGATTACCCCGCCGGAGCCCGTGCTCTACCCGCTGGAGCGCGCCGCCGAGGCCGTCGCCTCCCTCGACAACCGCACCGCCACCGGCAAAGTCGTCGTCACGTTGCGCTGA
- a CDS encoding transglycosylase SLT domain-containing protein: MTLTIDDVSNWHPEKLGDAGEHAHTLSTGLDGVIGKGITDTKALEDNKTWSGTAGQAANARMDTEKSRASKVGTELLALETAFTQQVQGLQEAKDRVLRLRSDAINQKPPFEVSPDGTVSAAQRIGAIRKAEGEGRGGSEVAIVSEELEAARRQWELANALRDAEQAANTARTKVSEAVTKLQTVFNDLGDPNLGVTQTSSTSTAPAAVTNSSTSNTSKPNYGSSNHSGSNGSGSPSSSLYSGSTGSSAPTGAKPTGDMAKWIEDAKKALIAMGYDPKDIDENAIALIIQHESAGDPYAENRWDSNWVAGHPSKGLMQTIDSTFNAYKAPGHDDIWNPVDNIIAGVRYSIDTYGSLGNVPGVAAVNSGGAYRGY; encoded by the coding sequence ATGACCCTCACCATCGACGATGTCAGCAACTGGCACCCCGAGAAGCTCGGTGACGCCGGCGAGCACGCACATACGCTCTCGACGGGACTCGATGGCGTCATCGGTAAAGGCATCACCGATACCAAAGCACTCGAAGACAATAAAACCTGGTCCGGTACCGCGGGTCAGGCGGCCAATGCGCGGATGGACACCGAGAAGTCCCGAGCCTCGAAGGTAGGCACAGAACTGCTAGCGCTCGAGACCGCGTTCACACAGCAGGTACAGGGTCTGCAAGAAGCGAAGGACAGGGTGCTGCGCCTGCGCAGCGACGCAATCAACCAGAAGCCGCCCTTCGAAGTGTCCCCGGATGGCACAGTCAGTGCCGCACAGCGCATCGGGGCAATCCGCAAAGCCGAAGGGGAAGGCAGAGGCGGCTCCGAGGTCGCGATCGTCTCAGAGGAACTGGAAGCCGCGCGCCGACAGTGGGAACTGGCGAACGCGCTACGCGATGCGGAACAGGCCGCGAACACGGCGCGTACCAAGGTCAGCGAAGCGGTCACGAAACTGCAGACCGTTTTCAACGATCTCGGCGATCCGAATCTCGGTGTGACACAGACATCCAGCACGAGCACGGCGCCGGCCGCGGTCACCAATTCGTCGACGTCCAATACGAGCAAGCCCAACTACGGGTCGAGCAACCACAGCGGCAGCAACGGCTCCGGATCGCCTTCGAGCTCCTTGTACTCCGGCAGTACCGGATCGAGCGCACCAACCGGGGCGAAGCCGACCGGCGATATGGCCAAGTGGATCGAGGATGCGAAGAAGGCGCTCATTGCCATGGGTTACGACCCGAAGGATATCGATGAAAACGCGATCGCGTTGATCATCCAGCACGAGTCGGCAGGCGACCCGTACGCCGAAAACCGCTGGGACAGTAACTGGGTCGCCGGGCACCCGTCCAAAGGACTCATGCAAACCATCGACAGCACTTTCAACGCCTACAAAGCGCCCGGCCACGACGACATCTGGAATCCGGTCGACAACATCATTGCTGGGGTTCGATATTCGATCGACACTTATGGGTCACTCGGCAATGTGCCGGGTGTCGCGGCGGTCAATTCCGGTGGCGCATACCGCGGCTACTGA